The following are from one region of the Nicotiana tabacum cultivar K326 chromosome 3, ASM71507v2, whole genome shotgun sequence genome:
- the LOC107816026 gene encoding G-type lectin S-receptor-like serine/threonine-protein kinase At1g11330 isoform X2, protein MKISLVDLVLLFLYFYVVSCNSSRSQALLPGHFLSFSAGDTLVSELGKFELGFFSPDTWLPGARIGFDKSKNTLQKLTSWRNLNDPATGKYSLQLDQNQNGELVLLDNRGKNWRSGPWDEGGFDSLAERKGVFNFSYDPTKDSKYITFNVFGESDISRIVLDSRGLMGGWFWSKDHQKWQLVLFGPADFCDRINICGSFGICYITSAPPCECLQGYEPKYKLDWDINDYSGGCVRKTPMQCGSKNVGFVRIQNVKLPTSSESMLVGNDQICEYICLSNCSCNAYAYSSGGQCLLWNGDLFDLKRLPNNSSQVEFNLKLFESSNKGKKKPLLVALAASITSAIFVCGTCCYFLWRRNLREKGILRKKKFREMLLSESATNLAKPGHSSNKGQEKKSDIELKFFELHDLKVATDNFLLDNKLGEGGFGAVFKGQLPDGQQIAVKRLSTQSRQGIREFKTEALLIAKLQHRNLVRFFGCCVEDEEKMLIYEYMPNKSLDYFIFDESRKSLLDWKKRHEIIIGIARGILYLHQDSRLKIIHRDLKASNILLDEDMNPKISDFGTARIFSGNQNEAKTLRVVGTYAYMSPEYALAGLFSVKSDVFSFGVMVLEVISGKKNRISYNSDSPPNLIRQAWELWNDGRDFELIDPTIVDSCTNEEALRCIQIGLLCLQIDAADRPTMSSILFMLSNEGTVPSPKHPLITLTSDSITMETTSSSINEVTITAPDVR, encoded by the exons ATGAAGATATCGTTGGTTGATTTAGTTCTCTTGTTTTTGTACTTTTATGTAGTTAGCTGCAATAGTAGTCGTTCACAAGCGTTGTTGCCTGGccatttcctttccttttctgcAGGAGATACATTAGTATCCGAACTAGGGAAGTTTGAACTTGGTTTCTTCAGTCCAG ATACATGGCTTCCTGGTGCAAGGATTGGATTTGATAAGAGCAAGAACACACTCCAGAAACTTACTTCTTGGAGGAATCTGAATGATCCGGCTACAGGAAAGTACTCTTTGCAATTAGACCAGAATCAAAATGGTGAGTTAGTACTACTAGATAACCGCGGGAAAAACTGGAGGAGTGGGCCTTGGGACGAAGGAGGGTTTGATTCTCTAGCTGAAAGAAAGGGTGTATTCAACTTCAGCTATGATCCAACTAAAGATAGTAAATATATTACTTTCAATGTCTTTGGTGAATCTGACATTTCTCGAATTGTCCTAGACTCTCGAGGGTTGATGGGTGGATGGTTCTGGTCCAAAGATCATCAGAAGTGGCAGTTAGTGTTGTTTGGACCTGCTGATTTTTGTGACCGAATAAATATCTGTGGTTCTTTTGGAATTTGTTACATAACTTCTGCTCCACCCTGTGAATGTTTACAAGGTTATGAGCCGAAGTATAAATTAGACTGGGATATTAATGACTATTCTGGTGGGTGTGTGAGAAAAACTCCAATGCAGTGTGGCAGCAAAAACGTAGGTTTTGTCCGTATACAAAATGTAAAACTTCCCACGTCATCTGAATCAATGCTAGTGGGGAATGATCAGATCTGTGAATATATATGTTTGTCTAATTGCTCGTGTAATGCTTATGCTTACAGTAGCGGTGGACAGTGCTTATTATGGAATGGCGATCTGTTCGATCTGAAAAGATTACCTAACAATTCAAGTCAAGTAGAGTTCAACCTTAAGCTTTTTGAGAGCTCCAACAAAG GAAAGAAGAAACCACTGTTGGTAGCACTAGCAGCATCCATCACTTCAGCAATATTTGTCTGTGGTACATGCTGTTACTTTCTATGGAGAAGAAATCTCAGGGAAAAAG GGATTTtgagaaagaaaaagttcaggGAAATGTTACTTTCTGAGTCAGCAACTAACTTGGCAAAACCTGGACATTCCAGTAATAAGGgacaagaaaagaaaagtgacATTGAACTGAAGTTCTTTGAATTACATGACCTGAAAGTTGCGACGGACAATTTTTTGCTCGACAATAAGCTCGGAGAAGGAGGTTTTGGGGCTGTTTTTAAG GGTCAATTACCAGATGGGCAGCAAATAGCTGTGAAAAGGCTATCAACTCAATCAAGGCAAGGTATACGCGAATTCAAAACTGAGGCCCTTCTCATTGCAAAACTCCAACACAGAAATCTTGTTAGGTTCTTTGGCTGCTGTGTAGAAGACGAGGAGAAAATGTTGATATATGAATACATGCCAAACAAAAGTCTAGACTATTTCATATTTG ACGAGAGCAGGAAGTCGTTGCTTGATTGGAAAAAGCGGCATGAAATCATTATTGGAATAGCTAGAGGGATACTCTATCTTCATCAGGACTCAAGACTGAAAATAATACACCGTGATCTGAAAGCCAGCAACATTCTTTTGGATGAAGATATGAACCCCAAGATATCCGATTTTGGTACTGCTAGAATATTTAGTGGAAACCAAAATGAAGCTAAGACTCTTCGAGTTGTTGGAACATA TGCCTATATGTCACCTGAATATGCTCTAGCTGGTCTGTTCTCAGTAAAATCCGATGTCTTTAGCTTTGGCGTTATGGTATTGGAGGTCATTAGTGGAAAAAAGAACAGGATATCTTATAACAGTGATTCCCCTCCAAATTTGATACGGCAG GCCTGGGAACTGTGGAATGATGGTAGGGACTTTGAGCTGATAGATCCAACAATAGTTGATTCTTGTACCAATGAGGAAGCACTACGCTGTATTCAAATAGGACTATTGTGTTTGCAAATTGATGCAGCAGACAGACCAACCATGTCATCAATTCTGTTCATGCTAAGTAATGAGGGCACAGTTCCATCGCCGAAGCATCCCTTGATTACCCTTACCTCAGACTCGATTACTATGGAAACAACATCATCTTCGATTAACGAGGTGACAATTACCGCACCTGATGTTCGTTAG
- the LOC107816026 gene encoding receptor-like serine/threonine-protein kinase SD1-7 isoform X1 — translation MKISLVDLVLLFLYFYVVSCNSSRSQALLPGHFLSFSAGDTLVSELGKFELGFFSPGNCDKLFIGIWYSNIKTKTVAWIGNRDNPIRPPFNNSHLELTDGNLQLLDTLKQRVWSTNVTIASKEDVNRAVLLDSGNLVLTNGIEIKWQSFDYPTDTWLPGARIGFDKSKNTLQKLTSWRNLNDPATGKYSLQLDQNQNGELVLLDNRGKNWRSGPWDEGGFDSLAERKGVFNFSYDPTKDSKYITFNVFGESDISRIVLDSRGLMGGWFWSKDHQKWQLVLFGPADFCDRINICGSFGICYITSAPPCECLQGYEPKYKLDWDINDYSGGCVRKTPMQCGSKNVGFVRIQNVKLPTSSESMLVGNDQICEYICLSNCSCNAYAYSSGGQCLLWNGDLFDLKRLPNNSSQVEFNLKLFESSNKGKKKPLLVALAASITSAIFVCGTCCYFLWRRNLREKGILRKKKFREMLLSESATNLAKPGHSSNKGQEKKSDIELKFFELHDLKVATDNFLLDNKLGEGGFGAVFKGQLPDGQQIAVKRLSTQSRQGIREFKTEALLIAKLQHRNLVRFFGCCVEDEEKMLIYEYMPNKSLDYFIFDESRKSLLDWKKRHEIIIGIARGILYLHQDSRLKIIHRDLKASNILLDEDMNPKISDFGTARIFSGNQNEAKTLRVVGTYAYMSPEYALAGLFSVKSDVFSFGVMVLEVISGKKNRISYNSDSPPNLIRQAWELWNDGRDFELIDPTIVDSCTNEEALRCIQIGLLCLQIDAADRPTMSSILFMLSNEGTVPSPKHPLITLTSDSITMETTSSSINEVTITAPDVR, via the exons ATGAAGATATCGTTGGTTGATTTAGTTCTCTTGTTTTTGTACTTTTATGTAGTTAGCTGCAATAGTAGTCGTTCACAAGCGTTGTTGCCTGGccatttcctttccttttctgcAGGAGATACATTAGTATCCGAACTAGGGAAGTTTGAACTTGGTTTCTTCAGTCCAGGTAATTGCGATAAGCTCTTTATTGGTATATGGTATTCAAACATAAAAACCAAAACTGTGGCTTGGATAGGAAATAGGGACAACCCCATTCGCCCTCCATTCAATAATTCTCATCTAGAGCTGACTGATGGAAACCTACAACTATTGGATACACTTAAACAAAGAGTTTGGAGTACTAATGTAACCATAGCTTCAAAAGAAGATGTCAATAGGGCAGTACTTCTTGACTCTGGAAATTTAGTTTTGACAAATGGCATCGAGATAAAGTGGCAGAGTTTTGATTATCCAACAGATACATGGCTTCCTGGTGCAAGGATTGGATTTGATAAGAGCAAGAACACACTCCAGAAACTTACTTCTTGGAGGAATCTGAATGATCCGGCTACAGGAAAGTACTCTTTGCAATTAGACCAGAATCAAAATGGTGAGTTAGTACTACTAGATAACCGCGGGAAAAACTGGAGGAGTGGGCCTTGGGACGAAGGAGGGTTTGATTCTCTAGCTGAAAGAAAGGGTGTATTCAACTTCAGCTATGATCCAACTAAAGATAGTAAATATATTACTTTCAATGTCTTTGGTGAATCTGACATTTCTCGAATTGTCCTAGACTCTCGAGGGTTGATGGGTGGATGGTTCTGGTCCAAAGATCATCAGAAGTGGCAGTTAGTGTTGTTTGGACCTGCTGATTTTTGTGACCGAATAAATATCTGTGGTTCTTTTGGAATTTGTTACATAACTTCTGCTCCACCCTGTGAATGTTTACAAGGTTATGAGCCGAAGTATAAATTAGACTGGGATATTAATGACTATTCTGGTGGGTGTGTGAGAAAAACTCCAATGCAGTGTGGCAGCAAAAACGTAGGTTTTGTCCGTATACAAAATGTAAAACTTCCCACGTCATCTGAATCAATGCTAGTGGGGAATGATCAGATCTGTGAATATATATGTTTGTCTAATTGCTCGTGTAATGCTTATGCTTACAGTAGCGGTGGACAGTGCTTATTATGGAATGGCGATCTGTTCGATCTGAAAAGATTACCTAACAATTCAAGTCAAGTAGAGTTCAACCTTAAGCTTTTTGAGAGCTCCAACAAAG GAAAGAAGAAACCACTGTTGGTAGCACTAGCAGCATCCATCACTTCAGCAATATTTGTCTGTGGTACATGCTGTTACTTTCTATGGAGAAGAAATCTCAGGGAAAAAG GGATTTtgagaaagaaaaagttcaggGAAATGTTACTTTCTGAGTCAGCAACTAACTTGGCAAAACCTGGACATTCCAGTAATAAGGgacaagaaaagaaaagtgacATTGAACTGAAGTTCTTTGAATTACATGACCTGAAAGTTGCGACGGACAATTTTTTGCTCGACAATAAGCTCGGAGAAGGAGGTTTTGGGGCTGTTTTTAAG GGTCAATTACCAGATGGGCAGCAAATAGCTGTGAAAAGGCTATCAACTCAATCAAGGCAAGGTATACGCGAATTCAAAACTGAGGCCCTTCTCATTGCAAAACTCCAACACAGAAATCTTGTTAGGTTCTTTGGCTGCTGTGTAGAAGACGAGGAGAAAATGTTGATATATGAATACATGCCAAACAAAAGTCTAGACTATTTCATATTTG ACGAGAGCAGGAAGTCGTTGCTTGATTGGAAAAAGCGGCATGAAATCATTATTGGAATAGCTAGAGGGATACTCTATCTTCATCAGGACTCAAGACTGAAAATAATACACCGTGATCTGAAAGCCAGCAACATTCTTTTGGATGAAGATATGAACCCCAAGATATCCGATTTTGGTACTGCTAGAATATTTAGTGGAAACCAAAATGAAGCTAAGACTCTTCGAGTTGTTGGAACATA TGCCTATATGTCACCTGAATATGCTCTAGCTGGTCTGTTCTCAGTAAAATCCGATGTCTTTAGCTTTGGCGTTATGGTATTGGAGGTCATTAGTGGAAAAAAGAACAGGATATCTTATAACAGTGATTCCCCTCCAAATTTGATACGGCAG GCCTGGGAACTGTGGAATGATGGTAGGGACTTTGAGCTGATAGATCCAACAATAGTTGATTCTTGTACCAATGAGGAAGCACTACGCTGTATTCAAATAGGACTATTGTGTTTGCAAATTGATGCAGCAGACAGACCAACCATGTCATCAATTCTGTTCATGCTAAGTAATGAGGGCACAGTTCCATCGCCGAAGCATCCCTTGATTACCCTTACCTCAGACTCGATTACTATGGAAACAACATCATCTTCGATTAACGAGGTGACAATTACCGCACCTGATGTTCGTTAG